A genomic stretch from Schistosoma haematobium chromosome 2, whole genome shotgun sequence includes:
- a CDS encoding hypothetical protein (SECRETED:SignalP(1-27)) produces the protein MMMMMMFQLVSLSLFLCFFFFLQLVTIISVNQGDIPKGVQPANEPVGHFYLSQTFFFPQIRPKLIHQLPIWPIIVGFFRRRKTELRKAMLSKGGAEDTYKREQTELLLNDQIKSKQQPMTTGNVNNNNNYQYVDGYTKATPTPPPPPSIMNKKSKKLKKKHKRELNILHPGDLSPSRTLINTHQDHDHDRDHHHGNDDDDDQQQNKDEFEKQNLITNSTSSQ, from the exons atgatgatgatgatgatgtttcaACTggtatctctctctctctttctctgtttttttttcttcttacagCTTGTCACAATCATATCTGTCAATCAAGGTGATATACCAAAAGGTGTACAACCAGCTAATGAACCAGTTggacatttttatttatcacaAACATTTTTCTTTCCACAAATTCGTCcaaaattaattcatcaattacCAATATGGCCAATTATTGTTG gATTCTTTCGTCGACGTAAAACTGAATTACGTAAAGCAATGCTTAGTAAAGGTGGAGCTGAAGATACCTATAAACGTGAACaaactgaattattattaaatgatcaaatcaaatcaaaacaaCAACCGATGACAACAGGaaatgtcaataataataataattatcaatatgTTGATGGTTATACAAAAGCGACACCAaccccaccaccaccaccatctataatgaataaaaaaagtaaaaaattaaaaaagaaacataaacgTGAATTGAATATTTTACATCCTGGTGATTTATCACCATCCCGTACATTAATTAATACTCATCAAGATCATGATCATGATCGGGATCATCACCatggtaatgatgatgatgatgatcaacaacaaaataaagatgaatttgaaaaacaaaatttaatcaCAAATTCTACTTCGTCtcaataa